A genomic region of Miscanthus floridulus cultivar M001 chromosome 3, ASM1932011v1, whole genome shotgun sequence contains the following coding sequences:
- the LOC136541413 gene encoding L-type lectin-domain containing receptor kinase SIT2-like — protein sequence MNLLLLPMSSFFVAFVLLCLGLNLLGFCDASNDKSFVFSGFAGAGASLMFDGTAMVTQDGLLELTNNEANIKGHVFYRTPLQFKESPNGTAAQSFSAAFIFAILPADSNNPVISTDGMAFIIAPRTNISDAGAAQFMGFLDSVAMNQTFAVEMDTVQNMELRDIDNNHVGIHNGSMFSLDSHPAGFYRDEDGTFNSLSLISSDGKAMQAWVDYDGQAKQINVTLAPMGVAKPSKPLLSNFSDLSAVLTDEAYVGFSAATGPMPSQHCVLAWSFAVNGPAPPIDFKKIPKLPNSGHHEALVKDLEIGLPIAAFVLILATCITVILLVRRHLTYAELREDWEVEFGPHRFSYKELFKATEGFKSKHLLGAGGFGKVYKGVLPKSGTEVAVKRVSHDSSQGLKEFISEVVSIGHLRHRNLVQLLGYCRRKGELLLVYEYMPNGSLDKYLYGEDDKPLLEWAQRFQIVKDVASGLFYLHEKWQQVVVHRDVKASNVLLDGGMVAHLGDFGLARLYDHGADLQTTHVVGTMGYIAPELARTGKASPLTDVFAFGTFLLEVTCGRRPVINTVHHGQKLLVDRVLEYWRRGSLEETVDSRLQGNYNVDEARMVLTLGLMCSHPFPGERPTMRQVMQYLDGDAPLLELTPADMSLLSLMQNQTSFDQSALQYPWSGTSIGTMTQGISVGR from the coding sequence AtgaatcttcttcttcttcccatgTCCTCCTTCTTTGTAGCCTTCGTCCTCCTCTGCCTTGGCCTCAACCTTCTGGGGTTCTGTGACGCCAGCAACGACAAGTCCTTTGTCTTCTCGGgcttcgccggcgccggcgccagtCTTATGTTTGATGGCACGGCCATGGTCACGCAGGACGGACTCCTTGAGCTGACAAACAACGAGGCGAATATCAAAGGCCATGTGTTCTACCGGACTCCACTTCAGTTCAAGGAGTCGCCCAATGGCACGGCGGCGCAGTCCTTCTCGGCTGCTTTCATCTTCGCCATCCTCCCCGCCGACTCCAACAACCCGGTCATCAGCACCGACGGCATGGCCTTCATCATCGCCCCAAGGACCAACATCTCAGACGCGGGAGCAGCTCAGTTCATGGGCTTCCTCGACAGCGTCGCCATGAACCAGACCTTCGCCGTCGAGATGGACACCGTCCAGAACATGGAGCTGCGGGACATCGACAACAACCATGTCGGCATCCACAACGGCAGCATGTTCTCCCTGGATTCTCATCCCGCTGGCTTCTACCGAGATGAGGACGGTACGTTCAACAGCTTGAGTCTCATTAGCAGCGACGGCAAGGCCATGCAAGCGTGGGTAGACTACGATGGGCAGGCCAAGCAAATCAATGTCACCCTGGCTCCTATGGGAGTAGCCAAACCGTCGAAACCGTTGCTCTCAAACTTCTCCGACCTCTCAGCTGTGCTCACCGACGAGGCATATGTTGGCTTCTCCGCCGCGACCGGACCGATGCCTTCGCAGCACTGCGTGCTCGCCTGGAGCTTCGCCGTGAACGGGCCTGCTCCACCCATTGACTTCAAGAAGATCCCCAAGCTGCCCAACTCCGGCCACCACGAGGCTCTAGTAAAAGACCTGGAGATCGGACTGCCGATCGCAGCTTTCGTTTTGATCCTCGCCACCTGCATCACAGTCATCCTCCTAGTCCGGAGGCACCTGACATACGCCGAGCTGCGAGAAGACTGGGAGGTCGAGTTCGGGCCGCACCGGTTCTCGTACAAGGAGCTGTTCAAGGCGACGGAAGGGTTCAAGAGCAAGCACCTGCTCGGCGCCGGCGGGTTCGGCAAGGTGTACAAGGGCGTGCTCCCGAAGTCCGGCACGGAGGTCGCCGTGAAGAGGGTCTCCCACGACTCCAGCCAGGGGCTGAAGGAGTTCATCTCCGAGGTGGTGAGCATCGGCCACCTCCGGCACCGCAACCTCGTGCAGCTGCTCGGCTACTGCCGGCGGAAGGGCGAGCTGCTCCTCGTCTACGAATACATGCCCAATGGCAGCCTCGACAAGTACCTCTACGGCGAGGACGACAAGCCGCTGCTGGAGTGGGCGCAGCGGTTTCAGATCGTCAAGGACGTGGCGTCGGGCCTCTTCTACCTCCACGAGAAGTGGCAGCAGGTGGTCGTCCACCGCGACGTCAAGGCCAGCAACGTGCTCCTCGACGGCGGCATGGTCGCGCACCTCGGCGACTTCGGCCTCGCCAGGCTTTACGACCACGGCGCCGACCTGCAGACCACGCACGTGGTCGGCACCATGGGGTACATCGCGCCGGAGCTCGCGAGGACCGGCAAGGCGTCCCCTCTCACCGACGTGTTCGCCTTCGGCACGTTCCTGCTCGAGGTCACCTGCGGCCGGCGCCCGGTCATCAACACCGTGCACCACGGCCAGAAGTTGCTGGTTGACCGGGTGCTGGAGTACTGGCGCAGGGGATCTCTCGAGGAGACCGTGGACTCCAGGCTGCAGGGAAACTACAACGTTGATGAGGCGAGGATGGTGCTGACGCTTGGGCTCATGTGCTCCCATCCGTTCCCGGGCGAGAGGCCTACCATGAGGCAGGTCATGCAGTACCTCGACGGCGATGCGCCGCTGCTGGAGCTCACGCCGGCGGACATGAGCTTGCTGAGCCTCATGCAGAACCAGACGTCGTTCGACCAGTCTGCTCTGCAGTATCCGTGGTCGGGGACCAGCATCGGTACGATGACACAGGGCATCTCGGTTGGAAGATGA
- the LOC136543267 gene encoding uncharacterized protein — MPGQGIDAILGMNWLRVYGVVLDMKQTSVELWLPSSEDRMSLIVPLDLVLPVVAHAEASPDLTPIPMVCEFSDVFPEDLPGLPLDREVEFSIKLEPGTAPISRRPYCMAPRELVEMKKQL, encoded by the coding sequence atgccggggcaaggcattgatgctattcttggaatgaactggttgcgggtgtatggggtagtattggatatgaagcagACAAgtgttgagttatggcttccttcttctgaggacaggatgtctcttattgtacccttagatctagtcttacctgttgttgcccatgctgaagcctctcctgatcttacccccaTCCCTATGGTGTGTGAGTTctcagatgtttttcctgaagatcttcctggattgccactagatagagaggtagaattctccattaagctagagcctggtactgctcctatctctaggcGCCCGTActgcatggctccaagggaattggtagaaatgaagaagcagctgtaA